The segment CACGGCGCATCATCGCGGACGGGCCCTGCTCGTGCTCGTCGACGCGGATCGTCATGTAGCGGATGACGTCTTCGTTGATGGCGGTCTGGCGCTCCAGCTCGGCCACGACGCCGGCGGGGGCGTCGATGTGGAGCATGACGTAATGCGCCTTGCGGTTCTTCGCGATGCGATAGGCCAGGCTACGCAGGCCCCAGGTCTCGGTCTTGGTGACCTTGCCCTGATTCTCCTCGATGATCTTGGTGGCGGCTTCCGCCAGCGCGTCGACCTGGGCCTGGGCCAGGTCCTGGCGCGCGAGAAACACATGCTCGTAAAGAGCCATGTTCGCGTCTTCCTTCTCTTGCCGATCGCTGACGCCGTGCCCATCACGACGCCCCTCCGGCTGTCTTCCAAAAACAAGCAGGGGCGGAGAGACAGGCTCCCGCCCCGGCTGGCGCGGCCTATGACCGAATCGGCCCGCGAAAGCAACCCCCGCGGCCATCGGGCTTGCCTAAGCCGCATCATTTTCCTAGGGGCGCTCGCCAGACCGAGGGGACGTTTCATCATGCGCGCATTCATCTTTCCGGGGCAGGGCAGCCAGGCTGTCGGCATGGGCCAGGCGCTGGCCGACGCGAGCACCGTCGCGCGCGAGGTGTTCCAGGAAGTCGACGACGCGCTCAGCCAGAAGCTGTTCAAGCTGATGGTCGAGGGCCCGGCCGACGAGCTGACCCTGACCGAGAATGCCCAGCCCGCGATCATGGCCAATGCCATCGCCACCCTGCGCGTGCTGCAGAAGGAAGGCGGCATCAGCCTGGCCGACAAGGCGGCGTTCGTCGCCGGCCACAGCCTGGGCGAATATACCGCGCTGTGCGCCGCCGAGGCGATCGACCTCGCCACCACCGCCCGGCTGCTCAAGCTGCGCGGCCGATCGATGCAGGCGGCGGTGCCGGTCGGCGTCGGCGCGATGGCGGTGTTCCTGGGCCTCGACTTCGAAGGCGCCAAGGCGGTCGCCGAGGAAGCGGCGCAGGGCGAGGTCTGCCAGGCCGCCAACGACAACAGCAACCGCCAGGTCGTCGTGTCGGGCCACAAGGACGCGGTCGAGCGCGCGATCGAGATCGCCAAGGCGAAGGGCGCGCGCCGCGCGATGCTGCTGCCCGTATCGGCGCCGTTCCACTGCTCGCTGATGCAGCCCGCCGCCGACGCGATGGCCGAGGCGCTGGGCAGGACCGCGGTGCAGGCGCCGCTGGTGCCGGTCTACGCCAATGTGCTGGCCGCGCCGGTTTCCGATCCGGCCGAGATCATCCGCCTGCTGGTCGAGCAGGTGACCGGCACGGTCCGCTGGCGCGAGAGCGTCGCGGCGATGGCCGATGCCGGCGTCGAGCAGTTCGTCGAGCTGGGCGGCAAGGTCGTCGGCCCGATGGTCAAGGACATCACCGACAGGGCGACCGCGACCAGCGTCGTGACCATGGCCGATATCGAGGCGCTGGCGGCTTCGTTGTAATCCGCCGTCATCCCAGCGAAAGCTGGGATCTCATTTCTCCTTGCCGGCGAAAGGCAGGGAGATTCCAGCTTTCGCTGGAATGACGAAACAGGGAAGGTGAAAGCCATGTTCGATCTTTCAGGGATGACCGCGCTGGTGACGGGCGCTTCGGGCGGCATCGGCTCGGCGATCGCCGGGGCGCTGGTGCGGCAGGGCGCGAAGGTCGCGCTGTCGGGCACCCGCGAGGACGCGCTGAAGGCGGTGGCGGCGGAGATCGGCGGCGAGACCGTGATCCTGCCGTGCAACCTCGGCGACGCGGAAGCGGTCGACGGCCTGATCCCGCGCGCGGTCGAGGCGCTGGGCGGCAAGCTCGACATCCTCGTCAACAATGCCGGCGTCACCCGCGACAACCTGATCATGCGGATGAAGGACGAGGAGTGGGACCAGGTGATCTCGGTCAACCTGGAAGCCGCCTTCCGCCTGATCCGCGCCGCCGCCAAGCCGATGATGAAGGCGCGCTTCGGCCGCGTCATCACCATCACCTCGATCGTCGGCACCACCGGCAATCCGGGGCAGGCCAACTATGCCGCGTCGAAGGCCGGCCTGGTCGGCATGTCGAAGGCGCTGGCGCAGGAACTGGCCAGCCGCAACATCACCGTCAACTGCGTCGCCCCCGGCTTCATCGCATCGGCGATGACCGACGTGCTGGCGGACGCGCAGAAGGAGGCCCTGCTGGGCAAGATTCCCGCCGGCAAGCTGGGCGAGGGCGGCGACATCGCCGCCGCCGTCGTCTATCTGGCCAGCCAGGAGGCATCCTATGTCACCGGCCAGACGCTGCATGTGAACGGCGGGATGGCCATGATCTGATGTTATTGCGGTTGCGCTTGTCGCTTCCCACGTCATCAAAGCATGCTTGCAAGCAATCCCTGCCCTCGTTAGGGCAGGCGACAGAAACCCTAAGGAAGGTTTAGAACATGAGCGAGACCGCCGAGCGCGTTAAGAAGATCGTTGTCGAGCATCTGGGCGTCGAGGCCGAGAAGGTCACCGAGGAAGCCAGCTTCATCGACGATCTGGGCGCGGACAGCCTCGACATCGTCGAGCTGGTCATGGCTTTCGAAGAAGAATTCGGCGTCGAGATTCCCGACGACGCGGCCGAGAAGATCGCGACCGTCAAGGACGCCATCAGCTATATCGAGAGCCACAAGGGCTGATCGTTCCACCCGCCGGCCGATGATCGACCGGGGCAGGTGACAGAGCCGAGGCTTTTCAGCGGCTCCCCGACCCCGGGCAATCCGATGGGACGGGGAGCCGTTTTGCCGTTCAAGAAGATTTTCAGGAGAATGCCATGCGCCGCGTGGTCGTAACCGGATTGGGTCTTGTCACGCCGCTCGGCGCGGACGTCGAGACCGCCTGGGCCAACCTCATCGCCGGCAAGTCGGGCGCGGGGCGGATCACCCGCTTCGACACGACCGAGCAGGTCTGCAAGATCGCGTGCGAGGTCAAGCCCGCCGACCATCCTTATGGCTTCGATCCGAACAAGCGCGTCGACCATAAGGTGCAGCGGCAGGTCGATCCCTTCATCATCTACGGCATCGATGCCGCCGGCCAGGCGCTCGAGGATGCCGGCCTGACCGAGATGAGCGAAGAGGAAAGCTACCGCGCCGGCCTGTCGATCGGCTCGGGCATCGGCGGCCTTCCCGGCATCGCCAGCGAGTCGATCGTCTGCGAGACGAAGGGGCCGCGCCGCGTGTCGCCGCACTTCGTCCATGGCCGCCTGATCAACCTGATCTCGGGCCAGGTCTCGATCAAATATGGCCTGCGCGGGCCGAACCACGCAGTCGTCACCGCCTGTTCGACCGGCGCGCACGCGATTGGCGACGCCGCGCGAATGATCGCGATGGACGATGCCGACGTGATGCTGGCGGGTGGCGCCGAGGGCGCGATCTGTCCGCTCGGCATCGCCGGCTTCGCCCAGGCGCGCGCGCTGTCGACCGATTTCAACGACGAGCCCGAAAAGGCCTCGCGTCCCTATGACAAGCGTCGTGACGGCTTCGTCATGGGCGAGGGCGCCGGCATCGTCGTGCTCGAGGAATATGAGCATGCCAAGGCGCGCGGCGCGAAGATCTATGCCGAGGTGATCGGCTATGGCCTGTCGGGCGACGCCTATCACGTCACCGCGCCGCATCCCGATGGATCGGGCGCCTATCGCTCGATGGCGATGGCGCTCAAGAAGTCGGGCCTGCAACCGTCCGACATCGACTATATCAACGCCCATGGCACCTCGACCCCGCTCGGCGACGAGCTGGAGGCCGGCGCCGTCCGCCGCCTGTTCGGCGACGCGCTCAAGACCGTGTCGATGAGCTCGACCAAGTCGGCGATCGGGCATCTGCTCGGCGGCGCCGGCGCGGTCGAATCGATCTTCTGCATCCTGGCGATGCGCGATCAGATCGTGCCGCCGACCCTGAATCTCGAAGATCCGAGCGACGGGCTGGAGGACTTCGACCTGGTTCCGCTCAAGGCGAAGAAGCGCCCGGTTCGCGCCGTGCTCAACAACAGCTTCGGCTTCGGCGGCACCAACGCCAGCCTCGTCATGCGCAAGCTCGAGGATTGAGCCGCCGCCGGAGGAGACCTTCGATGATCCGCCGCCTGATCGCGCTTGTCCTGATCCTCGCGCTGGTCGGCGGCGGAGCGGCGCTCTGGGTATCGCGCGACTGGTGGGGCGAAGGCCCGCTCCAGAAGCCGGCCAGCATCCAGGTGAAGAAGGGCGATACGCTCGCCTCGGCGGCGCGCGCGCTGGAGAAGGCGGGGGCGATCCGCTCGACCACCGGCTTCCTGCGCTTCGCCCGCCGCTTCGGATCGCAGGACCCGGTCCGCGCCGGCGAGTTCGAGATTCCGGCGCGGGCGAGCGGGGCGGAGATCCTCGACCTGCTCCAGCACGGCAAGCCGGTCCAGCACCTAGTCACCATTCCCGAAG is part of the Rhizorhabdus wittichii RW1 genome and harbors:
- a CDS encoding [Acyl-carrier-protein] S-malonyltransferase (TIGRFAM: malonyl CoA-acyl carrier protein transacylase~PFAM: Acyl transferase); translated protein: MRAFIFPGQGSQAVGMGQALADASTVAREVFQEVDDALSQKLFKLMVEGPADELTLTENAQPAIMANAIATLRVLQKEGGISLADKAAFVAGHSLGEYTALCAAEAIDLATTARLLKLRGRSMQAAVPVGVGAMAVFLGLDFEGAKAVAEEAAQGEVCQAANDNSNRQVVVSGHKDAVERAIEIAKAKGARRAMLLPVSAPFHCSLMQPAADAMAEALGRTAVQAPLVPVYANVLAAPVSDPAEIIRLLVEQVTGTVRWRESVAAMADAGVEQFVELGGKVVGPMVKDITDRATATSVVTMADIEALAASL
- a CDS encoding 3-oxoacyl-[acyl-carrier-protein] reductase (TIGRFAM: 3-oxoacyl-(acyl-carrier-protein) reductase~PFAM: NAD-dependent epimerase/dehydratase; short-chain dehydrogenase/reductase SDR; Male sterility C-terminal domain; KR), yielding MFDLSGMTALVTGASGGIGSAIAGALVRQGAKVALSGTREDALKAVAAEIGGETVILPCNLGDAEAVDGLIPRAVEALGGKLDILVNNAGVTRDNLIMRMKDEEWDQVISVNLEAAFRLIRAAAKPMMKARFGRVITITSIVGTTGNPGQANYAASKAGLVGMSKALAQELASRNITVNCVAPGFIASAMTDVLADAQKEALLGKIPAGKLGEGGDIAAAVVYLASQEASYVTGQTLHVNGGMAMI
- a CDS encoding acyl carrier protein (TIGRFAM: acyl carrier protein~PFAM: phosphopantetheine-binding); translation: MSETAERVKKIVVEHLGVEAEKVTEEASFIDDLGADSLDIVELVMAFEEEFGVEIPDDAAEKIATVKDAISYIESHKG
- a CDS encoding 3-oxoacyl-[acyl-carrier-protein] synthase II (PFAM: Beta-ketoacyl synthase-like) is translated as MRRVVVTGLGLVTPLGADVETAWANLIAGKSGAGRITRFDTTEQVCKIACEVKPADHPYGFDPNKRVDHKVQRQVDPFIIYGIDAAGQALEDAGLTEMSEEESYRAGLSIGSGIGGLPGIASESIVCETKGPRRVSPHFVHGRLINLISGQVSIKYGLRGPNHAVVTACSTGAHAIGDAARMIAMDDADVMLAGGAEGAICPLGIAGFAQARALSTDFNDEPEKASRPYDKRRDGFVMGEGAGIVVLEEYEHAKARGAKIYAEVIGYGLSGDAYHVTAPHPDGSGAYRSMAMALKKSGLQPSDIDYINAHGTSTPLGDELEAGAVRRLFGDALKTVSMSSTKSAIGHLLGGAGAVESIFCILAMRDQIVPPTLNLEDPSDGLEDFDLVPLKAKKRPVRAVLNNSFGFGGTNASLVMRKLED